From the genome of candidate division TA06 bacterium:
ATCGCAATCTGGTTGCCAGGAGCATCGCGCATACCGATGGCACGATGAGATATGAAAAAACCAGCAGCACCCCGGCGATCTCCACCGATGATGTGACCACGATCCCGAAGGTGGCATAAAAAAGAAAATCCCACCATTTAATGCGGACATTGCGTTTGATGGCACCCTGCGGATCCATGGATATCTCGATGAACCGGTGACGGAAGAAATAATGGAACAGGCCGACGAGGCTGTAGATGGCCGCCATCTTCATAATATCGCCGGACCGAACGAAGAGTATGTTGCCGACCATCATATGCTTTATATGCTCAGCCTCGGCCGGGGCCCGGTCGAGGACCAGGATGGAACAGACCGCGGACACAGCATAAACGATCCCAATGATGGCCTCCTGCGGCACAACTTTCTGTCGGACCCTGGTGAACGAGAACATGGCCGAAC
Proteins encoded in this window:
- a CDS encoding metal ABC transporter permease, with translation MMVEVLLLPFIACLILTGIHAYFGIHVIEREVIFVDLALAQMAALGAIVAMLIGWHLHSLPAYFCSLGFTLVGSAMFSFTRVRQKVVPQEAIIGIVYAVSAVCSILVLDRAPAEAEHIKHMMVGNILFVRSGDIMKMAAIYSLVGLFHYFFRHRFIEISMDPQGAIKRNVRIKWWDFLFYATFGIVVTSSVEIAGVLLVFSYLIVPSVCAMLLATRLRYRLFWGWTLGTAASIIGLSASAAWDLPTGAAVVCTFGLMAISVAGRKAFR